The Parashewanella spongiae genome has a window encoding:
- the gspC gene encoding type II secretion system protein GspC: MDALDKVITKVVGLPHKPLSLAVFWGGLSIVLYLMAQITWNLIPTPQHASVWKATGQSNSNSTSSNVDLSGIQQLALFGKHDATVEHEPVAQPELITDAPKSSLSIQLTGVVASTAKQQGLAVIDSNGEQVTYSIGDKIKGTSASLKEVYADRIIITNSGRYETVMLDGLQFTAQSSANNALHKASAKSKLRKIDQRNNKAIAARIAESRSEVMQDPNKISDYLSISPKTINGALQGYRLNPGKDRQLFKQAGFKANDLAKSINGYDLTDISQALEVMAQLPELTELSVMVERQGQLVEITFGLPQ, encoded by the coding sequence ATGGATGCATTAGATAAAGTTATAACGAAAGTGGTCGGGCTACCGCATAAGCCGCTCAGTTTAGCCGTTTTTTGGGGTGGGTTATCCATTGTGTTGTATTTAATGGCGCAAATTACTTGGAACTTAATCCCCACACCGCAACACGCTTCAGTTTGGAAGGCAACGGGCCAATCGAATTCAAACAGTACCTCATCAAACGTTGATTTAAGTGGTATCCAACAACTTGCTCTCTTTGGTAAACATGACGCAACGGTTGAGCACGAACCTGTCGCTCAGCCAGAGCTTATCACTGATGCACCAAAATCATCATTATCCATTCAATTAACGGGTGTTGTGGCATCAACAGCAAAGCAACAAGGGCTTGCGGTTATTGATTCAAATGGTGAACAAGTTACTTATAGTATCGGTGATAAAATTAAAGGCACATCGGCTTCGTTGAAAGAAGTGTATGCTGATAGGATTATTATCACTAACAGCGGTCGTTATGAAACTGTCATGTTAGATGGGTTACAATTCACGGCTCAATCGAGTGCAAACAATGCATTACATAAAGCCAGTGCGAAATCTAAATTGAGAAAAATAGATCAGCGTAACAATAAAGCGATTGCAGCTCGAATTGCCGAATCTCGAAGTGAAGTGATGCAAGATCCCAATAAAATATCGGACTATTTATCCATTTCGCCGAAAACAATAAACGGAGCACTGCAAGGTTACCGTTTAAACCCGGGGAAAGATCGGCAGTTATTTAAACAAGCAGGTTTTAAGGCTAATGATTTAGCTAAATCAATTAATGGTTATGATTTAACGGATATTTCACAGGCGCTTGAAGTCATGGCTCAATTGCCAGAACTCACAGAATTGTCTGTTATGGTTGAACGCCAAGGACAACTCGTTGAAATTACCTTTGGTTTACCGCAATAG
- the hslR gene encoding ribosome-associated heat shock protein Hsp15, with protein MTTENKKITPIRLDKWLWAARFYRTRAIAKQMIDGGKVHYNGQRTKSSKNVEIGAQILLRQGYDEKEVVVQALSEHRGNATLAQTLYQETDQSLKKRQVSAEARRLNRLNNPAPDHKPDKKQRRQIVRFKQNQFIDDTE; from the coding sequence ATGACCACTGAAAACAAAAAAATCACTCCTATAAGACTTGATAAATGGCTTTGGGCTGCCCGTTTCTATCGTACTCGCGCCATTGCTAAGCAAATGATTGACGGCGGAAAAGTACACTACAATGGTCAGCGCACGAAATCCAGTAAGAATGTCGAAATTGGCGCTCAAATTCTTTTACGCCAAGGTTATGATGAAAAAGAAGTCGTTGTCCAAGCACTTTCTGAACATCGCGGTAATGCAACCTTAGCCCAGACGTTATACCAAGAAACGGATCAAAGCTTGAAAAAGCGCCAAGTATCCGCTGAAGCAAGACGATTAAACCGATTAAACAATCCTGCTCCAGATCATAAACCAGATAAAAAACAACGTCGTCAAATTGTACGTTTCAAACAAAACCAATTTATTGATGACACCGAGTGA
- the hslO gene encoding Hsp33 family molecular chaperone HslO, producing the protein MSIDTLHRYLFDNADVRGEIVQLEQSYQQIITSHNYPKVLRNLLGELMVASSLLTATLKFKGDIAVQIQGDGPVSLAVINGNDQQQLRGVARWQGELKDNATLAELFGKGHLVITLTPEEGERYQGVVALDKPNLAGCIEAYFMQSEQLPTRLWLFTNDEKAAGIFLQVLPSDKDHLDDFDHLTQLTATTKPDEIFTLPAEELLHRLYHEEQVRLFEPVDVSFKCRCSRERTSAAILSLPKEEVASILEEQNAVELDCEYCNTRYRFDSIDVAAIYAHST; encoded by the coding sequence ATGAGTATAGACACTTTACATCGCTATTTGTTCGATAATGCCGACGTTCGCGGCGAGATTGTTCAGTTAGAGCAAAGCTATCAACAAATAATTACCTCGCACAACTACCCCAAGGTACTAAGAAATCTTTTGGGAGAATTGATGGTCGCCAGTTCATTATTAACGGCAACACTGAAGTTTAAAGGTGACATCGCCGTTCAAATACAAGGTGATGGCCCCGTTTCACTGGCTGTGATCAATGGCAATGACCAACAGCAATTACGCGGTGTAGCTCGTTGGCAAGGAGAATTAAAAGATAACGCAACCTTAGCGGAATTGTTTGGTAAAGGTCATTTGGTGATTACGTTAACACCTGAAGAAGGTGAACGATATCAAGGCGTAGTTGCACTAGATAAACCTAATTTAGCAGGCTGTATCGAAGCATACTTTATGCAGTCAGAACAACTGCCCACTCGACTTTGGTTATTCACTAACGACGAAAAAGCCGCAGGGATTTTCTTACAAGTATTGCCGTCGGACAAAGATCATCTCGATGATTTCGATCACTTGACCCAACTTACAGCAACCACAAAACCTGACGAGATTTTTACGCTTCCAGCTGAAGAGTTACTGCATCGATTATATCATGAAGAACAAGTGCGCTTGTTTGAGCCAGTTGATGTCAGTTTCAAATGTCGCTGCTCTCGAGAGCGCACTTCAGCGGCAATATTATCTCTCCCGAAAGAAGAGGTCGCCAGTATCCTCGAAGAACAAAACGCGGTTGAATTAGATTGTGAATACTGCAATACCCGTTACCGTTTTGACTCGATTGATGTCGCTGCCATATATGCACATTCAACCTAG